ACAGTTTTGACCAATCATAACAGCAACACAGAAGGCCGCACCAGCAGTCATTATTGACATTTGAGGATTGCATTTGGAGAAGTTGCGGGATTGACTGTCATCTCCGTCAAATTTTTTCAGCGTCTAGTTTCACCTCTTCCCACATGTTTTAGGTTGTCGGAAAAACTCAGTCACAGGTTCTTTTCCAAAAATTTGAGGTTAATTGAGTTTTTCGGCGGCAAATTCCTCATGTATATATTTTGATCTTCATGTATTGtctgttttctaattttctatttgaaaCTTTAGAGAAATTCACTAACGAATTTATAAAGAAGTTCTAGGCTATTTTATAAAGCACACTAATTGTTCTACATTTTCTATTTGGCTGCGTGGCTGACAGCAGTTGATTGTTATGAAATTCACAATGACGGCAATCAAACCAATAAGGAAACAGACACGACCCTCTTTCAaaagacagacagacagagatCAAGAACATAACTGACAAGTCCAACAAGCCTTTAAGGTACATAATCTTCCGCTTTGGAGGTTTCTCAAGGTCTCAAGCTTCTTCTAGGCAGTTCATGAAAGCATCCCAGATGGAAACGATATAATAGCAAGCCTTTAGGCATTCCACCAGTGGCTTGAGACAAGCACAGCAGCAGCCATTATTGTCTTCAACAGGAAAGGGTTGTGCAGCTGCTGGGCCCGATTCAGGCCCATGCCTGATCAATGAACACCACCATCCATAAAAAGTTTGTACTAACAAACATaatcatataattaattaacatgcagtttgtatatatatatatatatatatatatatatatatattttggtacttaattattaattattttttaagataTAGCACTTACTGTGCTGCAGTCACGGGCATCTGAATATGTAGAGGAATAAGACCAGGTGGCTGCGGCTTAACAGA
The window above is part of the Prunus dulcis chromosome 1, ALMONDv2, whole genome shotgun sequence genome. Proteins encoded here:
- the LOC117614969 gene encoding GTP-binding nuclear protein Ran1B-like, with translation MMGDKNIGFKMENNITLPYFEISANNNPNLEAPFSYLNKRLTENDERLSVKPQPPGLIPLHIQMPVTAAQHGPESGPAAAQPFPVEDNNGCCCACLKPLVECLKACYYIVSIWDAFMNCLEEA